A single genomic interval of Croceibacter atlanticus HTCC2559 harbors:
- a CDS encoding sigma-70 family RNA polymerase sigma factor, with the protein MPTPQIDPNKWVSKYSDYLYNYTIVRVNDSAVAKDLISETFLAALKAMKNFKGEASERTWLIAILKRKIIDYYRKTNSKKGKAEVHINYKDADQEGDWLEERVADPFDTTAEDDLENTELGLAIHKCLGSLNERHAEIFKKKTIKNYETEVICNEYNITPSNLWVIIHRARTAMAECLEKNWY; encoded by the coding sequence ATGCCAACCCCACAAATAGATCCTAACAAATGGGTCTCAAAATATTCAGACTATCTCTATAATTACACTATTGTACGTGTTAATGATAGCGCTGTGGCTAAAGATTTAATTTCTGAAACATTCTTGGCAGCTTTAAAGGCTATGAAAAATTTTAAGGGCGAAGCTAGTGAGCGTACTTGGCTTATAGCTATTCTTAAGCGAAAAATTATAGATTATTACAGGAAAACTAACTCTAAAAAAGGGAAGGCAGAAGTACATATTAATTATAAGGATGCAGACCAAGAAGGAGATTGGTTAGAAGAGCGTGTAGCAGATCCTTTTGATACGACAGCTGAAGACGATCTTGAAAATACCGAACTAGGTTTAGCTATACATAAATGTCTAGGAAGCTTAAATGAACGCCACGCAGAAATTTTTAAAAAGAAGACCATTAAGAATTATGAGACGGAAGTCATTTGTAATGAATATAATATAACGCCGTCTAACTTGTGGGTTATCATTCACAGAGCTCGAACAGCTATGGCAGAATGTTTAGAAAAAAACTGGTATTAA
- a CDS encoding UbiA prenyltransferase family protein, translating into MKSIFNFYINSSIHVALAVCSLCALTFLNLDEVLQFNFLGFAFFATVTGYNFVKYAGIAKLHHMSLTESLRTIQIFSLVSFVILMYFTFIMPREVLLGIGCLGMLTLLYALPVFPKANSLRTIRGLKIFIIAIVWAGFAGILPSLYLDSTITHLAIIQTLQYAIFVLAIILPFEIRDVKYDASQLGTIPQRIGIKKTKVLGLALLALIILAEFFKSKLEIANLITLLIICLLAALFIVGSKKEQHKYYASFWVESLPIIWFGLAWVTTFLF; encoded by the coding sequence ATGAAATCTATATTCAATTTTTATATAAACAGTAGCATTCATGTTGCTCTTGCAGTATGCTCTTTGTGCGCTCTAACCTTTTTGAATTTAGATGAAGTACTGCAATTCAATTTTTTAGGTTTTGCATTCTTTGCAACTGTTACCGGATATAATTTTGTGAAATATGCTGGAATTGCAAAATTGCACCATATGAGCTTGACAGAATCGTTAAGAACAATTCAAATTTTCTCACTTGTAAGTTTTGTTATACTAATGTACTTCACTTTTATTATGCCTAGAGAAGTATTATTAGGTATTGGCTGTTTAGGAATGTTAACTTTATTATATGCACTACCTGTTTTTCCTAAAGCAAATAGCTTAAGAACTATTAGAGGTCTTAAAATTTTCATTATTGCAATAGTTTGGGCTGGTTTTGCTGGTATTTTGCCAAGCTTATATTTAGACAGTACAATTACACATTTAGCTATAATACAAACTTTACAATATGCCATATTTGTATTAGCAATAATATTACCATTTGAAATTCGGGATGTTAAATATGATGCTTCACAACTAGGCACGATACCACAACGTATAGGTATAAAAAAAACTAAAGTATTAGGGCTAGCATTATTAGCACTTATTATTCTGGCTGAATTCTTTAAGAGTAAACTAGAGATAGCTAATCTTATAACACTACTAATAATTTGTTTATTAGCCGCACTATTTATAGTAGGAAGTAAGAAAGAACAGCATAAGTATTATGCTTCGTTTTGGGTAGAAAGCTTACCAATAATATGGTTTGGTTTAGCTTGGGTTACAACATTTTTATTTTGA